A genomic stretch from Antarcticibacterium flavum includes:
- the pgmB gene encoding beta-phosphoglucomutase translates to MLLNSNKGVIFDLDGVIVDTAKFHFLAWRKLANNLGFDITEAQNEELKGVSRVKSLEKILDWGQVSLTEDKFMEQMALKNDNYLSYISTMTSRDILPGVSKIIEFLMENNVPIALGSASKNARSILEKTDLYRKFDAVVDGNDVSKAKPNPEVFLIAAEKLKVDPQNCIVFEDSQAGVEAANIAGMLSIGIGDAGVLGEANYVFQDFTGIEINFIKNLLEK, encoded by the coding sequence ATGTTACTGAACAGCAATAAAGGGGTGATCTTTGACCTGGACGGGGTGATCGTGGATACCGCGAAATTCCATTTCCTGGCCTGGCGAAAACTTGCCAACAACCTGGGTTTTGATATCACCGAAGCCCAGAATGAGGAACTAAAGGGGGTAAGCCGGGTGAAATCCCTGGAAAAGATTCTCGACTGGGGACAGGTAAGCCTTACTGAAGATAAATTCATGGAGCAGATGGCTCTTAAAAATGACAATTATTTGTCATATATTTCTACAATGACCTCAAGGGATATTCTCCCCGGGGTGTCAAAGATCATTGAATTTCTCATGGAAAACAATGTGCCAATTGCACTGGGTTCTGCCAGTAAAAACGCACGGTCCATCCTTGAGAAGACAGATCTTTACAGGAAATTCGATGCTGTTGTGGATGGGAATGATGTTTCAAAGGCAAAACCCAATCCCGAAGTATTTTTAATTGCAGCAGAGAAATTGAAGGTGGACCCGCAAAATTGTATCGTTTTTGAAGACTCTCAGGCGGGGGTAGAGGCAGCAAATATTGCCGGGATGTTAAGTATTGGAATAGGAGATGCTGGAGTGTTGGGAGAGGCAAATTATGTTTTTCAGGATTTCACAGGCATTGAAATAAATTTTATTAAGAACTTATTGGAAAAATAA
- a CDS encoding MFS transporter: protein MQKRTLSFWEIWNMSFGFLGIQFGFALQNANTSRIFETLGANVEDIPILWIAAPVTGLVVQPIVGYFSDRTWTRLGRRRPYFLIGAILSSIALFIMPNSPTLWVAAGTLWIMDASINISMEPFRAFVGDNLHERQRTLGFAMQSFFIGIGAVVGSLLPYMFSNWIGLSNTAPEGIIPDSVKWSFYVGGVVFFFAVLWTVVKSREYSPEQLAAFEKAHQKAHPERVEVVDKESNINTQFISGVVMAVIGLGVSAIVYFRDLTKELYILFIGLLIIGVLFMLVSQLRKKEVRNGFTIIITDMLNMPATMKQLAWVQFFSWFALFSMWIYTTQAVTGHVFGTRDTTSELYNDAADWVTVMFTVYNGVAAAVAFLLPVLARRTSNKFTHLLALCFGGIGLISIYFLSSKVGLLLAMVGVGIAWASILSIPYAMLSGSLPSAKMGYYMGVFNFFIVIPQIVAATILGFLVKEFFNNEPIYALIIGGFAMILSGLLTLRVKTQKQINVTEQQ from the coding sequence ATGCAAAAACGTACCCTCAGTTTTTGGGAGATCTGGAACATGAGTTTCGGATTCCTGGGTATACAATTTGGATTTGCTCTTCAAAACGCAAATACTTCCAGAATTTTTGAAACCTTAGGGGCAAACGTAGAGGACATTCCAATATTATGGATTGCTGCTCCCGTTACGGGTTTAGTCGTACAGCCTATTGTAGGATATTTTAGCGACAGGACCTGGACCAGGCTTGGCCGCAGGAGGCCATATTTTCTTATTGGTGCCATCCTGTCTTCCATAGCATTATTCATTATGCCTAATAGTCCCACTCTTTGGGTTGCTGCAGGTACACTGTGGATCATGGATGCCTCGATCAATATTTCAATGGAACCTTTCCGGGCTTTTGTTGGAGATAATTTACACGAGAGGCAAAGGACACTTGGCTTCGCCATGCAAAGTTTCTTTATTGGTATAGGTGCGGTAGTAGGTTCGTTGCTCCCGTATATGTTCTCCAACTGGATTGGCTTAAGCAATACAGCACCGGAGGGTATCATTCCAGATTCGGTAAAATGGTCCTTTTATGTAGGAGGGGTCGTGTTCTTTTTTGCTGTATTATGGACAGTGGTAAAATCCAGGGAATACTCACCAGAGCAGCTCGCAGCATTTGAAAAGGCACATCAAAAGGCGCATCCGGAAAGGGTGGAGGTTGTAGATAAAGAAAGTAATATAAATACCCAGTTTATTTCCGGAGTTGTAATGGCAGTGATTGGATTAGGGGTTTCTGCAATCGTGTATTTTCGGGATCTCACTAAGGAGCTTTATATTCTATTTATAGGTTTGTTGATCATTGGAGTCCTCTTTATGTTGGTTTCACAACTGCGTAAAAAGGAGGTAAGGAATGGATTTACTATTATTATAACCGATATGCTGAATATGCCTGCCACGATGAAGCAGCTAGCCTGGGTGCAGTTCTTCTCCTGGTTTGCCCTTTTTTCCATGTGGATCTATACTACGCAGGCGGTAACCGGGCATGTTTTTGGCACTCGCGATACAACATCTGAACTTTACAACGATGCTGCCGACTGGGTAACGGTTATGTTTACAGTATATAATGGGGTGGCCGCTGCTGTAGCATTTTTATTACCTGTACTTGCGCGAAGAACCAGCAACAAATTCACTCACCTGTTGGCCCTTTGCTTTGGAGGAATTGGACTTATATCCATATATTTTCTTTCCAGCAAGGTTGGCCTCCTTTTGGCAATGGTAGGGGTAGGAATTGCCTGGGCAAGTATACTCTCAATTCCGTATGCCATGCTTTCGGGATCCCTGCCCTCTGCAAAAATGGGATATTATATGGGAGTCTTTAATTTCTTTATAGTGATTCCTCAAATTGTAGCAGCTACGATCCTTGGCTTTCTGGTCAAGGAATTTTTTAATAATGAACCAATTTACGCTCTTATTATAGGTGGTTTTGCAATGATCCTTTCAGGACTCCTTACCTTAAGAGTAAAAACACAAAAACAAATTAATGTTACTGAACAGCAATAA
- a CDS encoding glycoside hydrolase family 65 protein, with protein MNQDYIIPNSWSIIEEGFEKDRVKSSESLFSIGNGAMGQRANFEEAYTGPSFQGSYIAGVYYPDKTKVGWWKNGYPEYFAKVLNAPNWIGIWVEINGEVLDLNSCKTVSEFRRELNMKEGWYNRSFTATLQNGIEIKVTSTRFLSMELDELGAINYEIELLNGEANITFKPYLDSGITNTDANWEEKFWKTLDVKTDGHQGFIISKTLKTEFHACTFMESSFLVNGEKVETQFQKETTEDKIIFTYSHDLKAGEKATLQKFAGYVTDMNHKRDSLIEASKAVIAKATKIGYKDLLEMQKEAWSKIWEMADIVIEGDIKAQQGIRFNIFQLNQTYSGKDERLNIGPKGFTGEKYGGSTYWDTEAYCIPFYMATKDQHVARNLLTYRYNHLKKAIENAEKLGFSKGAALYPMVTMNGEESHNEWEITFEEIHRNGAMVFAIYNYVRFTGDFDYIPEKGLEVMIAIARFWKQRATFSKAKNKYVILGVTGPNEYENNVNNNWYTNYTAKWCLEYCTAMIKKVKETYRGDFERIKGHTNLDYSEVLKWKEIAEQMYFPYSDEHKVYLQQDGFLDKEIIPVSQLDKSHRPINQKWSWDRILRSCYIKQADVLQGFYFFEDHFSEKELEKHFNFYEPLTVHESSLSPCVHSIQAAKLDRMEQAYNFYLRTSRLDLDDYNHEVEEGCHITSMAGTWMSIVEGFGGMRVENDQLCFSPKIPEQWKAYSFKINFRNQIVKVRMNGGSTSFSLEGDGPLDIKVHGKEVTIYPDDVVTI; from the coding sequence ATGAATCAAGATTATATAATACCAAACAGTTGGTCGATCATCGAAGAAGGATTTGAAAAAGACCGAGTAAAATCATCAGAAAGTTTATTCAGCATAGGAAATGGTGCCATGGGGCAACGGGCAAATTTTGAAGAGGCCTATACCGGACCCTCTTTCCAGGGTAGCTACATTGCGGGAGTCTACTATCCCGACAAGACAAAAGTGGGCTGGTGGAAGAATGGTTATCCCGAGTATTTTGCCAAAGTCTTAAATGCACCAAACTGGATAGGTATTTGGGTGGAGATCAACGGGGAGGTACTGGATCTAAATTCCTGTAAGACAGTTTCAGAGTTTCGCAGGGAGTTGAATATGAAAGAAGGCTGGTATAACAGGTCCTTCACTGCAACATTGCAAAACGGAATTGAAATAAAAGTAACATCTACCAGGTTCCTTTCCATGGAGCTGGATGAACTGGGTGCTATCAATTATGAGATAGAACTGCTTAATGGAGAAGCCAACATAACTTTTAAACCTTACCTGGACAGCGGGATCACTAATACCGATGCCAACTGGGAAGAAAAATTCTGGAAGACCCTTGATGTAAAGACAGACGGGCACCAGGGCTTTATCATTTCAAAAACCCTTAAAACCGAATTTCATGCCTGTACCTTTATGGAATCTTCATTCCTGGTGAACGGGGAGAAGGTTGAAACTCAATTTCAAAAAGAAACTACTGAAGATAAAATCATTTTCACCTATTCCCATGACCTTAAAGCCGGGGAAAAGGCCACCCTTCAAAAATTTGCCGGTTACGTGACAGATATGAACCATAAGAGGGATAGCCTCATTGAGGCTTCAAAAGCTGTTATTGCAAAGGCAACAAAGATTGGATATAAGGATCTGCTTGAAATGCAAAAGGAAGCCTGGTCCAAAATCTGGGAAATGGCAGATATAGTGATTGAGGGAGATATAAAGGCCCAGCAGGGTATAAGATTCAATATCTTTCAGCTTAATCAAACATATTCAGGTAAGGATGAGCGGCTTAATATTGGCCCTAAAGGTTTTACAGGTGAGAAGTACGGTGGTAGTACTTATTGGGATACAGAGGCCTATTGTATCCCTTTTTACATGGCTACAAAAGATCAACATGTTGCCAGGAATTTGCTAACCTACAGATACAATCATCTTAAAAAAGCCATTGAGAATGCAGAGAAACTAGGTTTTTCGAAAGGTGCAGCTTTGTATCCAATGGTTACTATGAATGGAGAGGAGAGCCATAATGAATGGGAGATCACCTTTGAAGAGATCCATCGTAACGGCGCAATGGTATTTGCCATTTATAATTATGTAAGATTCACGGGTGATTTTGATTATATCCCCGAGAAAGGACTGGAAGTGATGATCGCTATTGCAAGGTTCTGGAAACAAAGAGCAACCTTCAGCAAAGCAAAAAATAAATATGTCATCCTGGGGGTAACGGGACCAAATGAATATGAGAACAATGTAAACAATAACTGGTATACCAACTATACTGCTAAATGGTGCCTGGAGTATTGCACCGCTATGATCAAAAAAGTAAAGGAAACCTATAGGGGAGATTTTGAAAGGATCAAAGGGCATACGAATCTTGATTACAGCGAAGTTCTTAAATGGAAGGAAATTGCAGAACAAATGTATTTCCCATATTCAGATGAACATAAGGTCTACCTGCAGCAGGATGGTTTTCTTGATAAGGAGATCATTCCTGTATCACAACTGGATAAATCACACCGTCCTATAAATCAAAAATGGAGTTGGGACAGGATCCTTAGGTCCTGCTATATCAAACAGGCAGATGTGCTGCAGGGGTTCTATTTCTTTGAAGACCATTTTAGTGAAAAGGAACTGGAAAAACACTTTAATTTCTATGAGCCATTAACGGTTCATGAATCCTCTCTTTCTCCCTGTGTGCATAGTATACAGGCGGCAAAGTTGGACAGGATGGAGCAGGCCTATAATTTTTATTTACGTACCTCCAGGCTTGATCTTGATGATTATAATCACGAAGTTGAGGAAGGTTGCCATATCACCAGTATGGCGGGGACCTGGATGAGTATAGTAGAAGGCTTTGGAGGAATGAGGGTAGAAAATGACCAATTGTGTTTCTCTCCCAAGATCCCTGAACAATGGAAAGCCTATTCTTTTAAGATCAATTTCAGGAACCAGATAGTAAAAGTTCGTATGAATGGCGGCAGTACCAGTTTTTCTCTTGAAGGGGATGGGCCATTGGATATTAAGGTGCACGGCAAGGAGGTTACGATATACCCAGACGACGTGGTTACTATTTAG
- a CDS encoding glycoside hydrolase family 13 protein, with translation MQINKFLCLLGFLLSVAVQAQIEKVEPPFWWSGMQQEDLQIMFYGENIAEYEVAAGDDVIVKNVIKTENPNYIFLTLNTGTLPAGSYNIDFKRKGKKSFSKKYELRERRANSAMRKGFDASDVIYLIMPDRFANGDPSNDSHPSVTEVADRKKQGGRHGGDIRGVINNLDYLEDLGVTAIWSTPMLEDNDPAYSYHTYAQSDVYRIDPRYGSNEEYRELAAEMHKRDMKLIMDYVTNHWGAEHWMIKDLPTYDWINQFPGYENSNYRMTTQYDPNVAEIDLKYCVDGWFVRTMPDLNQRNPLVLNYLIQNAIWWIEYADLDGFRVDTYSYNDKEGIAKWTKAIMDEYPNFNIVGEVWMHDQAQISYWQKDSPIGAIQSYNSYLPSVMDFTLHDAILEMFQEEEASWDKGMIKAYENFVNDFLYADIDNLLVFAGNHDTNRINEQFDGDLDSYKLATTLVLTTRGIPQLYYGDEIGMRGDKGKGDGDIRRDFPGGWEGDENNAFNAEGRTKMQEDYHSFTKTLLNYRKQKEVLHFGKLLQYLPEENVYVYFRYNENERVMVVINNSPNERSLDPGRYAEGIKGFPGGTDILTGRTHKLSEPIKIAGKTPMVIELK, from the coding sequence ATGCAGATAAATAAGTTTTTATGTTTGCTGGGATTTCTTTTGTCCGTTGCCGTACAGGCCCAGATCGAAAAGGTGGAACCACCCTTTTGGTGGAGCGGGATGCAACAGGAAGACCTGCAAATAATGTTCTATGGTGAAAATATAGCCGAATACGAAGTTGCTGCAGGGGATGATGTCATTGTAAAGAATGTGATCAAAACAGAAAATCCAAATTACATTTTTCTTACCCTGAACACGGGGACACTTCCGGCGGGATCTTATAATATTGATTTTAAGCGGAAGGGGAAAAAATCCTTCAGCAAAAAATATGAGCTCAGGGAGCGGCGGGCAAATTCTGCTATGCGTAAAGGATTTGATGCCAGTGATGTGATCTATCTTATCATGCCAGACAGGTTTGCCAATGGGGATCCTTCCAATGATTCCCATCCTTCAGTAACTGAAGTAGCAGACAGGAAAAAACAGGGAGGTCGGCACGGGGGTGACATTCGCGGGGTGATCAACAATCTTGATTACCTGGAGGACCTGGGAGTCACAGCCATTTGGAGTACCCCAATGCTTGAAGACAACGATCCTGCGTATTCCTATCACACGTATGCTCAAAGCGATGTTTACAGGATAGATCCAAGATATGGCAGCAATGAGGAATACCGCGAACTCGCTGCAGAAATGCACAAAAGGGACATGAAGCTCATTATGGATTATGTCACCAATCATTGGGGGGCAGAACACTGGATGATCAAGGACCTGCCAACTTATGACTGGATCAATCAATTCCCGGGTTATGAGAATTCCAATTACAGGATGACCACCCAGTATGATCCCAATGTTGCCGAAATTGACCTGAAATATTGTGTGGACGGCTGGTTCGTGAGAACCATGCCAGATCTTAATCAGCGTAATCCGCTGGTTTTGAATTATCTTATTCAAAACGCAATTTGGTGGATCGAGTATGCCGATCTTGACGGGTTTAGAGTGGACACTTATTCCTATAACGACAAAGAGGGTATTGCAAAATGGACCAAAGCGATTATGGATGAGTATCCTAATTTTAATATAGTTGGAGAGGTATGGATGCACGACCAGGCCCAGATCTCCTACTGGCAAAAGGACTCTCCTATTGGAGCAATTCAAAGCTATAATTCCTATTTGCCTTCTGTGATGGATTTTACCCTGCATGATGCCATCCTTGAAATGTTTCAGGAAGAGGAAGCCTCCTGGGATAAAGGAATGATCAAAGCTTATGAGAATTTTGTAAATGATTTTCTGTATGCCGATATTGATAATCTATTGGTATTTGCCGGTAACCATGACACCAACCGCATTAATGAACAGTTCGACGGTGACCTGGACAGTTATAAGCTGGCTACAACCCTGGTTTTAACCACCCGCGGCATCCCGCAACTTTATTATGGCGATGAAATTGGAATGCGTGGTGATAAAGGCAAAGGAGATGGCGATATAAGACGGGATTTTCCGGGTGGCTGGGAAGGTGATGAGAATAATGCCTTTAATGCTGAAGGAAGAACAAAAATGCAGGAGGATTATCACTCCTTTACCAAAACCCTTCTTAATTACAGAAAGCAAAAAGAGGTACTCCACTTCGGAAAGTTACTGCAATACCTTCCCGAAGAGAATGTTTATGTGTATTTTAGGTATAATGAGAATGAGCGGGTGATGGTGGTGATCAACAACAGTCCCAATGAAAGGTCGCTGGACCCGGGCCGTTACGCTGAGGGTATTAAAGGGTTCCCCGGTGGAACAGATATTCTTACAGGGAGAACCCATAAGCTTTCTGAACCAATTAAGATCGCAGGCAAAACGCCAATGGTAATAGAATTAAAATAG
- a CDS encoding alpha-amylase family glycosyl hydrolase, producing MGLSLMVVSLLFACKYEQQPDAEINQTETGMKNKEVVYQVFTRLFGNTNTTNKPWGTLEENGVGKFEDFTEKALKEIKDLGVTHIWYTGVPQHAVITDYTEYGISQDDPDVVKGRAGSPYAVKDYYSVNPDLAVNPANRMEEFEALIDRTHKAGMKVLIDIVPNHVARKYEGLNNPEGVEDFGSKDDTSVTYNINNNYYYNPAEAFKVPEWREGYRPLGGEEHPLADGKFEEMPAKWTGNGARDSQPDMNDWYETVKINYGVSPDGKKDFPELPAGFENEDYETHFEFWKNKTVPDSWTKFSDIALYWIEKGVDGFRFDMAEMVPVEFWSYMNSAIKMRNPDAFLLAEVYQPHLYRDYIKKGKMDYLYDKVQLYDTIKNVMQGHGSTDNIPPIQEDLKDIEHHMLHFLENHDEQRIASPEFAGSAAKGKPAMVVSATISSAPTLVYFGQEVGEPGAEDAGFGKPSRTSIFDYIGVPAHQRWMNDKKFDGGQSTAAEKELRDFYKRLLNFTISSSALTGEYRDLHQYNRENTQDYNDKVLSYARWSETEKLIIVTNFDAEANQEFQLQVPAEVISTWDLDDGIYEMEDKLYEIFSSKLTVTNGKANINIKLEPLESFILQLK from the coding sequence ATGGGATTATCTTTAATGGTGGTCTCACTTCTTTTTGCCTGTAAATATGAGCAACAGCCAGATGCAGAAATCAACCAAACAGAAACCGGAATGAAAAATAAAGAGGTGGTATACCAGGTCTTTACACGATTGTTTGGAAATACCAACACCACCAATAAGCCCTGGGGGACCCTGGAAGAAAATGGGGTGGGAAAATTTGAAGATTTTACAGAGAAGGCCCTTAAGGAAATAAAGGATCTTGGTGTGACCCATATTTGGTACACCGGGGTGCCGCAGCATGCTGTAATTACTGACTATACCGAATATGGAATCTCGCAGGATGATCCCGATGTGGTAAAGGGACGTGCCGGTTCTCCATATGCTGTCAAGGATTACTATAGTGTAAATCCAGACCTCGCTGTAAATCCTGCTAACAGGATGGAAGAGTTTGAAGCCCTAATTGACCGTACGCACAAAGCAGGGATGAAGGTTCTTATAGATATAGTGCCCAATCACGTGGCCAGGAAATATGAAGGTCTTAATAATCCTGAAGGTGTAGAAGATTTTGGATCAAAGGATGATACGAGCGTGACTTATAATATTAATAACAACTATTATTATAATCCTGCAGAAGCCTTTAAGGTCCCGGAATGGAGGGAGGGCTACCGCCCGCTTGGTGGGGAAGAACATCCTCTGGCCGATGGGAAATTTGAAGAAATGCCCGCCAAATGGACAGGAAATGGTGCCCGCGACTCTCAGCCCGATATGAACGATTGGTATGAGACTGTGAAAATAAACTACGGGGTAAGCCCAGACGGGAAAAAAGATTTTCCGGAATTGCCTGCAGGTTTCGAAAATGAGGATTATGAAACTCATTTCGAATTTTGGAAGAATAAAACTGTACCCGATTCATGGACTAAATTTAGTGATATTGCTTTGTATTGGATAGAAAAAGGGGTTGATGGCTTTAGATTTGATATGGCTGAAATGGTTCCCGTTGAATTCTGGTCTTATATGAATTCTGCTATTAAGATGAGAAATCCGGACGCTTTCTTATTAGCTGAAGTTTACCAGCCACACCTGTACAGGGATTATATCAAAAAAGGGAAAATGGACTACCTGTACGATAAGGTACAGTTATATGATACGATCAAGAATGTGATGCAGGGACACGGCAGTACAGATAATATCCCTCCAATTCAGGAAGATTTGAAGGATATTGAACATCATATGCTGCATTTTCTCGAGAATCATGATGAGCAGAGAATAGCCAGTCCGGAATTTGCAGGTAGTGCTGCAAAGGGGAAACCTGCCATGGTGGTTTCGGCTACTATTAGCTCTGCCCCAACCCTTGTATACTTTGGGCAGGAAGTTGGGGAACCCGGCGCAGAGGATGCAGGATTTGGAAAGCCTTCAAGGACTTCTATTTTTGATTATATCGGGGTTCCCGCACACCAACGCTGGATGAATGATAAAAAGTTTGATGGCGGCCAATCTACCGCTGCAGAAAAGGAATTGAGAGACTTCTATAAGAGGCTGCTTAACTTTACAATTTCCAGCTCTGCCCTCACAGGTGAGTACCGGGATCTTCATCAATACAACCGGGAAAATACACAAGACTATAACGATAAGGTTTTATCCTACGCCCGTTGGAGTGAAACCGAAAAATTGATCATAGTAACCAATTTTGATGCTGAAGCTAACCAGGAATTTCAACTGCAGGTCCCTGCTGAAGTGATATCTACCTGGGATCTGGATGACGGGATCTATGAGATGGAGGACAAACTTTATGAGATTTTTAGTTCAAAACTCACCGTCACCAACGGGAAGGCTAATATCAATATAAAACTAGAGCCCCTGGAATCCTTTATCCTGCAATTAAAATAA
- a CDS encoding LacI family DNA-binding transcriptional regulator, with product MKKKLTLKQIARELDVSVSTVSKALRDSAEISEDTRQKIKAFAKLYNYKPNNIALSLKNRKTKTIGVIIPEIVHHFFTTVISGIEQEANQKGYHVIICMSNNSFDKEVINMELLANGSTDGFILSVAKETQQKQDYHHLNEVVNQGMPLVMFDRVIDGIKCDKVVIDDMNGARKAVRHLIDLDCRNIALITTVDYVSVGKLRTQGYLQALEENSMQIQEDLILKVEDFDSSEEEIAAFLENKDVDGVFAVNEHFAVYAIKALQKMGLSVPEDAYVIGFTNGELSKQFIPSLTTVSQHGAEMGAQAARLLIKKLENEEVEDGPYETIVVETELVERNSTKRVQKTEILKF from the coding sequence ATGAAAAAGAAATTAACCCTGAAGCAAATTGCCCGGGAACTTGACGTATCGGTATCCACGGTGTCCAAGGCTTTAAGAGACAGTGCAGAGATAAGTGAGGATACCCGGCAAAAGATAAAAGCCTTTGCTAAACTCTATAATTACAAACCTAATAATATTGCCCTTAGCCTTAAGAATAGAAAGACAAAAACCATAGGAGTTATAATCCCCGAGATCGTTCACCATTTTTTTACCACTGTTATTAGTGGAATTGAGCAGGAGGCCAATCAAAAAGGGTATCATGTTATTATTTGTATGTCCAATAATTCCTTTGATAAAGAAGTGATTAATATGGAACTGCTGGCAAACGGGAGTACAGATGGGTTTATCCTCTCTGTGGCGAAGGAAACACAGCAAAAACAGGATTATCACCACCTTAATGAAGTTGTAAACCAGGGAATGCCTTTAGTAATGTTCGACAGGGTGATAGACGGGATCAAGTGTGATAAGGTAGTTATAGATGATATGAATGGAGCCAGGAAGGCGGTGCGGCACCTTATAGATCTGGATTGCAGGAATATTGCTCTAATTACCACAGTAGATTATGTAAGTGTGGGAAAATTACGCACCCAGGGTTATCTCCAGGCTTTAGAGGAAAATTCCATGCAAATACAGGAAGACCTTATTTTGAAGGTGGAAGATTTTGACAGCAGTGAGGAGGAAATTGCTGCTTTTCTTGAAAATAAAGATGTTGACGGGGTTTTTGCCGTCAATGAACATTTTGCAGTATATGCCATCAAAGCTCTTCAAAAAATGGGGCTAAGTGTGCCAGAGGATGCTTATGTAATTGGTTTTACCAATGGAGAACTTTCCAAACAGTTTATTCCCAGCCTCACCACGGTAAGCCAGCATGGAGCAGAGATGGGTGCACAGGCAGCAAGATTACTTATTAAAAAACTTGAAAATGAGGAAGTAGAAGATGGCCCGTATGAGACCATTGTAGTGGAAACCGAGTTGGTGGAGCGAAATTCTACAAAAAGGGTGCAAAAGACAGAAATATTAAAATTTTAG